The following nucleotide sequence is from Paenibacillus odorifer.
TTACTGCGTGTGATATGGGTATCGATACTGCCATTCTGGAGAGTAACGACCGGATTGGAAAGAAAATATTAATGACAGGTGATGGGCGCTGCAACATTACGAATGAATCCACTGCGACAGGTACGGATGAAGCAGTCGCTTTATCGCGTAAGTATCACAGTAATCAGCCCGGATTTCCACTTAAGGTAGTACAGCAATTTGGCATCCGTCAGACCATTGATTTTTTCTCCTTTCTCGGGCTTCCGCTTACAAGATTGAAGGATGGCTTGATGTACCCGATGTCGCTGCAGGCAGCAGCGGTGCTGGATATTTTCCAGCTTGCGCTGGAGGATCGGAATGTTCCGGTGTACCTCAATAACAAAGTGTTGGATGTTACTGTTTCGAAGAATCATCCGCGCTTCAAGATAAAATGCCAAACGGAGACAGAGGAGGAGGTTGTTTATACTAGCGACTATCTACTTCTATCTGCAGGTGGCCTTGCCGGTCCAAATGCGGGAAAAGAACCTCCTGGGTATACACTTGCTGAACGTCTGGGACACACCCTGATTGAGCCTTTACCGGCCATTGTGCAACTGAAGCTGCAATATCCGAATATGAGAGCACTGTCCACTATCAAATCTCAGGGACAAGCTCATATTATTGTAAACGGTAAAGTCATCGGCAGTGAACAGGGCGAAATTGCCTTTACGGACTATGGTATTACTGGTCCGCCAATTCTCCAGCTAAGCAGGAAGGCTGCGTATCATCTTGCAAGAGGAGAACAGGTGAAATTATCGGTGGATCTGATGCCTGACCGCACGGAGGAAGAGTTAGTTGAGTTTTTAGAAAGGCTCTGGGAGACTTTTGGACACCGGACGGTTGCAGATTCTCTCGTTGGCATCTTTAACAAGAAGCTTGTTACGGTCCTACTCAAGGAGACCGGCTTAGATCAGCAGCCACAGCTGCTTTGCCAGGCTCTGTCGTTGAAAACTAAGGAGAAATTTTATCGAATCTTGAAGCGCTGGGAATTTAAGGTGACGGATACTAATGGCTTTACGAATGCACAAGTGACAGCTGGCGGCATCGATACGTCGGAAATAATCGAAGGAACGCTGGAATCCAAGCTAGTACCTGGGCTTTATTTGGCTGGCGAAGTGATGGATGTGGACGGAGACTTCGGCGGCTATAACCTACAATGGGCTTGGAGTTCCGGATATGTGGCCGCCATGGCGCTAGCTAAGTCAATTCAATAAATTTATTAGGAAAAGGGATGCATCAATTAACATGTATAAGGATCAGACTTCTAAGCACCAC
It contains:
- a CDS encoding NAD(P)/FAD-dependent oxidoreductase, translated to MYENQTSMHHKLFIIGAGAAGLMAAVTACDMGIDTAILESNDRIGKKILMTGDGRCNITNESTATGTDEAVALSRKYHSNQPGFPLKVVQQFGIRQTIDFFSFLGLPLTRLKDGLMYPMSLQAAAVLDIFQLALEDRNVPVYLNNKVLDVTVSKNHPRFKIKCQTETEEEVVYTSDYLLLSAGGLAGPNAGKEPPGYTLAERLGHTLIEPLPAIVQLKLQYPNMRALSTIKSQGQAHIIVNGKVIGSEQGEIAFTDYGITGPPILQLSRKAAYHLARGEQVKLSVDLMPDRTEEELVEFLERLWETFGHRTVADSLVGIFNKKLVTVLLKETGLDQQPQLLCQALSLKTKEKFYRILKRWEFKVTDTNGFTNAQVTAGGIDTSEIIEGTLESKLVPGLYLAGEVMDVDGDFGGYNLQWAWSSGYVAAMALAKSIQ